The genomic window CCGGTAAAACGACGCTGTTGAATTACATCCTCACAGCCCAGCATGGCAAAAAGATTGCTGTGATTATGAATGGTTTGGAAGGACTGTGACTTGACGGCAAACATTTGCTAACTCCAGAACAGAATTTGGGGACTGTAAGTACTCCTGAGATAACATGACTGCAAGTCTAAGTGGTACTGCAGCGCTCGACATTGAGAAGTCCCTTACTGTAAACAAGGGAGATGAACAAGTTGAGGAGTGGCTTGAAGTTGGCAATGGCTGCATATGTTGTTCAGTCAAGTAGGACAAGCCTTCTGTTTTCGGAGCAAAACTAACATGAATAGGGATACGGGTGTGAACGCGATTGAGTCCCTCATGTCCAAGAAGGGCGCATTCGACTACATCCTCCTGGAAACGACTGGCTTGGCTGACCCTGGTAATCTGGCGCCGCTGTTCTGGGTGGACGATGGGCTTGGAAGCACAATTTACCTTGACGGTATTGTCACCTTGGTGGATGCGAAAAACATCCTGCTCAGCCTTGACGACCCGAATGGCAAGGTCGAGGGACATGACCACGACGATCATGGCCCAGTCATGACCACAGCCCATGTCCAGATCTCTCACGCGGATGTGATTgtcatcaacaaggccgACATGGTTACAGAGGCGGAGCTCAGCCAGGTCAGGGCGAGGATTGAGTCAATCAACGGGCTGGCAAAGATCCATGTGACGGAGAGGAGTGTGGTTCCCCAGCTGGAAGGATTCCTGCTTGATCTGCACGCATATGATCAATTCAATGAATCGGAAGCGAGTGCCAAGGGTCATAGCCATCTCGACCCTGTAAGTTCCCGTCGACCTCGGTACTTCTTGGGTCAAAATCTGCTGCTAACCGTCCGCTTAGACCATCTCGACCGTCACGATTCCTGTCGGTCGCCTCGAACCGGAACAGCTAGATGCTGTTGACCGTTGGCTACGGTCAGTGCTGTGGGACAACAAGCTCCCCGAGGCGGACAAGGAGGGAGGGTTTGAGATTCACCGCTCCAAGGGTCGTCTTGTGTTTGCCAACGGAGACATCAAGATGCTGCAGGGGGTCAGGGAGATTTTTGAGATAAATGACGGGCCGCGAGATGATGAGGCGCCGCCTCCAGAGGGCAAGATCATTCTGATTGGACGAAACGTGGCCGAGGTTGGATTTGAGAGCAGCTTCAAGCAAGCGGTCAACTAGAATAGAGTCACGAATAGACGAAGAACGACAATCGCTGCGCGGGAAGATGCATCCAGGGTCAGGGTCAGGTCCTGTTTGCGCCTGGTTTCGGTACCTGGTGTTGACGCTGCTAATGCCTGCCCAGTGACGCGAGGTGCGAACAAGCAGCCGCTCAGCCTTGGCCGGTTCCGGCTCTGATTGGCGGGTACATCGCTGTCGGTGCGGACCCACTTGAACCCGGGCATCCACCCTCCACTGGAAGGGAAGGTGccgccagcccagcccagccgtcTAGTCGCACAGAGCATGGACAGCACAACCTAGCACAGTACGTAGCCTTCCCCGACAAGCGCAGCCAGCAAAAGCCTGAGCGAGCCCTGCCAGAGCATCCATCGATCGCATCAACGACCGCCTTTCGTCTGCCCGACAACCTTCGCAGCAAGTCTCGAGCCGCGACCTCCCACCCAAGCATTCGCTCGACAACCTTACGTTGACTTTACATCCTCCGCGACTTGCCCTCAAAGCTCGCGCGAACTACTGCAATCATGAATCGGCCAGGTAGGACCACCCCACGACGTCGTTCTTTCAGCCTCAGGACCCCGCGCTCCAGCATGTGCCTCCGAACCTTGCGATACCGAGATCACGCTTCGCCCCGTCGAGACATTGCGAGTGGCTACGGCTTTTGGACGAAGCCTTGCGTCTATTTCTGAGCTCGTGTGTCCCCGCGATTCTTCGCACCACgatgctcctcctcgaccctcGTTTGCCACGCTCGGACGACTCAACAATCGCTTCAATGGCTTGAAATGCGGAGCAGAGCCCGATCTGGAGCTCTCTATAGTGTCGCTGGGATCACGGCTGGAGAAATTATGAAAGCATTGGGTTGTTAGGTCAGTGCTGACGAGATGATCGAACGGCAGGGGCAGTGCCACAGACACTCCGCGGAATGCCTGGTGGCTTCGGTGGTCAACAACAACCTCAACAACCTGGACGAGCAGGTTCAGCTCGATTACCAAACGGAAAGCTGGGTACGCGCTTGCAACCGCCCTGATGGTAGCCGGGCGGCTTCCATGGCCCAACCTCGAGCTGAGGCTAACGACGCATCAATACAGGAAACAACAACTCGGGTTGGGCGTTTGGAGGAGGTGTTCCTATGGCAGGGGCAGGCCCTCAGAACGCAGGACGTCAACTTGGCGGGAACGTGAGCTTTGCGCAGAGCTTGACCGGGTCGCAGCCTGCCACACCTCTGGACTTGTCGTATGTGCACTCTCCTCGCCATCAACATTCTCGCATACTTGCTCATCTTTTTGGGTGCCATATATCATTCCATCACCAAACTTGAACATAAACACACGCTAATATTTACCAGAGAATTTCCATCATTATCCAACAACCCTCAGATGTCCAACGCCAACGCGCAGTCAATGTGGTCGACGGCTGGGTCGAGGAACCCCGGTGGCCCTGTACCACGCAACCAGTCTGCCACCCTTGGCTCGCAGCAgggcggccaagaagatctGTTCAGCCCCTCCTCCCGCGGACCTCCAGTGCAGGGTGGCTTTCGGTTCGGAAACCAAGGGAACCTTGGCCAGTCGTCTCAGGCTCAAACCGGTAGCATCGACGACTTCCCCCCTCTCAACCGAACAGCAAACGGAGACATTTCATCTGAGCGCGCGGCGAATCTGATGTCATCTCTGGGATTTGGACCTCAAGCTGGTGCCTCTGGTCATGTGCCAAACAGGGGGAATGGCCTTCTCAACGCGGTTTCGGCTAACAGCCGGGCGAATGAGGCAAGGTCACCGCCTGGCATTGGCGCCCCTGGTAGGCCCTTGTCTCCCTTCGATTCTTCTAATGCGGATGCTAACCTTTGCAGGCTCTTCAAGGCCACAGGATGGCAAGGCCGCTGCTACTGAGGACGATTCACGGCAGAAACCTACAGGTATGCGGGAAGAAGGGTCTAGCGCAGCCGCAGCTGAGGGAGCATCTCCTTTAGGAGCTATCGGCAACGATGGTTCTGGTAGGAATCTGAACGACGACCAGGACGTCCAAGCTGCAGAGGTTATTGACCCTCTAGCTGGCATGTCCGCAGCCGACAGGTGGGGTATTAAGGGCCTCAGAACGCTTATGAACAACTATCCCGACTACCACGCGATGGTAGTGGGCATGGATCCGATGTCGTTGGGGCTCGACATGTCGTCTCCAGAGTAAGTGCTTTTGTCTGGGTTGGGAGCACCACTAACCAAGTCCAGCCTGTTCTCAACGCAGAACTACTCCCTCTTTGACGACACacctcctcggccagctATAAATGCCGGTAAATTCCGACTGCCCGATTGCTACAACGTGACCAATGTCCAACCAATTGAGAGCAAAATCCCCAACTTCAATGAGGAGACCCTATTCTGGATCTTCTACAGCTCCCCAGCGGACTTGAAGCAGCAGATGGCCGCAGTAGAACTGTAAGGACGACCCCTTCGCCTCAGGAAGGTTTCATTTCACTAACGCGAGCTCGCTAGACACTCACGAAACTGGAGATGGCACAAGAAATTGCAGCTCTGGTTGACAAAGGATGATCACATGACTCCTCAAACCCTGGGCCCGACCCATGAGCGAGGATACTACATCGTGTGGGATTCAAGCACCTGGCGCAAGGAACGGGTATGTCGATACATCTAGGCTTTTATAGGACGAGAACTAACGGTGACTACAGCGGGAATTCACCCTCCATTACGGCGACCTTGATACCAGTCTCAGCCAGGGACCGGCTGTGTCCTAGAGTAACACATCTCTAGAAAAACCGAGTTCAAAGGCAAAGGGTAATGATGTCAGCAAGAAGGGCCATGACAATGGCGCAACACAAGACAGCATTGGGGATAAGTGATGGAAACGGTGGGAAGTGTACCATGGGCGTTTGGCCGTCAGGGCGGGGCAACTCCTTCTCATGGAAATGGTTTGGGTCTTTTGGTACTGTCAGTAATGAGACGATCTAGTCTCTTGAAGTTGATGGCTTTTCACCGGTGTGTGGGCGCTCAATAAAGGATGCCTCCCGGTTTCTGCAAAGCATGTGTGTCCTTCCAATGATCGCGGGAGTTGCATTGGGCGTGTCCCTGGAGTGATTGATTCATCTGTGAGATGAGGGATCGGATGCTTATTTGGGGACGCACTATCACCCTTGTGCACTATTTTCAGCTTGATTTGTTGGATACAGTTGGAGGCTTAAAGCTCATCCACATCGACCTGGAATACCTTGCGCTCATACCATCTACAATTAATGACTTTAAAGCGTAACACAAGTTGTGAGTTTGAGTTCTGTGACGCGAGTGTTCCTTTGAAACAACTGAGGTTGGGGAATTAGCCGAAGTTTCCCCGCCATTGGCTTCTCCAAAAGGGAGCACTTTGGGCGCCCCATCCCTGGTCATCCTTGTTGGCGTAACCACAACGTTAGATCCATACCATCGACCCACGCTGGCAGCTCATTAGCTTCCATGTGAATCTACCCTTCACTTCCCTCACCTCCACGAACTGCCATCTTAGCCGCCCTTGCAGATATCCGCATCACTTCGTCGATTACCGCAGTACGGCTCACGTGCCTTTCGTGGACGGCTCCGCATACGATACAGCCATGGCGGACGATCAGATCTCGTTGCCGTACTTTCTGGCGATCCTAGTGGTCTCGGGTCTGATAATACGATATCTGTTCTTCGGAGGCCCATCGCCACCTCAAGCTACGCGCTCCCCCGAGGCGTTTATGAGGTCAAGAGAGGTCGCCGTGGAGAGGATACAGCAGATGTTTCCCCAGGCGGATAGACGGAGTATTCTTTGGGATCTGCAACGAAACGGAGGAAATATCCAGAACACCACGGAGCGCATCTTGGCTGGCCGATTAGACACGGTATGTTGAAGACTTCAGCTCCAACACAGGCCGTTTTTCTAACAAGAACTGTCCCTCCAGCCCCCGATCACCTTCCAACCACCGCCTCCTCCCGGTCAATCCGCCGGCAGCGCCAGCGCAGCAACGGCGCCCCGACAACCGGAGAAGCCGGCGCAGCCCGACCTGATCACGCGGTACAATCTGAAGAGCAAGCTGGACACCGCGCCGTCCAGCGAGCAGGATGCTCAGGGCAAGGGCTGGAGCTCGAACCGGGACGAGCGCCAGGCTTCGCTGCAGCGCCGGCGGGACGAGATGATCCTCGCGGCgcggaggaagatggaggccAAGATGGCGGCGGAGAAGGCGGGCCAGTGAAGCTGAGGCGGAGAGAAATAATGAGATGGAGTAAATTTACCGGGCAGATAATCCAGCGAGAATTTGCAACGTTGTTGGTGTGATCGCGTGCCATTGGAGGAGTGCGATTACGAGCCCTTTTTGGTCCGTCTTGCGTAGTGAGGCCTTCACGATACTAGCGCAATCTCTCCATATCCTGTATGTCATAGGACCCTTCGAGACGAGGTTAACTGAGAATCGAGTCCAAGATCTGCGGAGATGCTGGCCAGGTAGTGCACCAACACCCGTGGTTGGGTTGATCACATGCGCAACCCGGTTCCGCTGTTGTGTATACAagctcttctccccctttGGATAGATACTGTCAGCAAAAAGATACTATGGCCGCTACACGTTCCACAGCTTCAGAAGAGGCCTTCAGTGCCACACCGGTTCCGATGGCCCTGAATTCTGGTGTTGCTCGACCGAGGTCCCATGCAGACAGAGATGGGCACCCTCAAGCCTCTGATGTCAACCCGGGTCGGGCGTGGCGGTGCTGATGTGGCTTTGTCATGAGTGCACTTGTGGCAGTGCTCTCATGATGGGGTCACTTGTGCACCACGTACGGCCTCCAAGCCTAAGATTGTATCTCTTGCGTCTAGAGAAATGCGAAATGATGCACGCGAAGGTGCGACATTCACTTTACTCGGGtctattaagcttatagaccAAGCCATCATACATCGTCGCATCATAGTGTGGATAATTAGTAGTTGAGTGAGCTTAACCGGTATTTACTACCATTGTATAACATCTACTATCCATCATACAAAATATCCAATCCTAATTGATTGCACCTGGTGGTCCATGAGGACTTTTGGTGGCACTCACAATTGTTGTTGTCTGCCATTCCAGCCCGAAGTGGGGTTCCGGGGATTTCTTTCATCACCCCGTTGCCGTGGCCGGTACAAACTGCCCCGCCACATGTTTTGTTTTCTTTTACGCCCAAGACCCTGCACCCAGAGTACTTTGGCCTGGAACAAATCTGCGCCCAAAGGCTCCAACGTCAGTGAATAACCTGGTTCCTCCGAATTCCAAAGCACCGACCCGATAGACCCTTTGGCATCCGTCTGTGCGGGTCTGTATAGCGGACCCAAAGCCCAAGAAAGCGCTGGGAGGCCACACCAGAGCTGAGCCACAGCCCCTCGACGCGGCCCTGGGTGGTACATCGAGAATCTTCGGGGAACAAAGTACCTTGAAGTACCGTCCTCCCGCACACCTGGCACCCACCATCAACCTCCATCCATCGCTAAAAGGTACCTGACCTCTGATCACCTCTGGCGCGCGCCAGCTGCTCTCTTCTCTCGACCTTCTCTGCACTTTTGCTGCGTCACCTCCCTTGAGCGCTCTACTATTCGCCTCGACTTCCTTTCATCATCCTTCGCCGCTCCCTCTCTGCAGCTTCGCTCAGTCCCCAGAAGCCTGCCTCACGGCCAAGATTTGACGTCATTCTGGTAAGTATGCCGCTTCCGTGGATCAGCTGCCAACCATCTCTCTCCCCAATCTGGATCTGTGCAGCCCCATGTCGAGAATGGAACTCGGGTGGAAGAGGACACAGCCAAACGGCCCTGCAGTGCACCATTCGTTCCGAGGTCTTTGAATATTGTCAAACCCGACCCGGCTCCTGGCTGGACAACCATGTTGCGCAGCTCAGGATGCTTCCCTGACGTTTCCTGGTTTCAAGATCCTGATCCTGCATCGTCCTCGCCGCTTCACTTCAGCCCCTCCGCTGGCTTGGCAATTCCTGAGCTGACATCAGCCTTCAAGACAGCGCTTCACACGGTTTGCACCTGCACGAGGCAAACCTGCTTTCATCCGGGGTCTGTTTAATCCGAGCGCAACCCGCATCGGGGTCTACAGTATCTGAGACGATTCACGCATAGCGAACGGACCGAAACGAAAACAC from Fusarium falciforme chromosome 2, complete sequence includes these protein-coding regions:
- a CDS encoding NOT2-3-5 domain-containing protein, with product MHPGSGDARCEQAAAQPWPVPALIGGYIAVGADPLEPGHPPSTGREGAASPAQPSSRTEHGQHNLAQASIDRINDRLSSARQPSQQVSSRDLPPKHSLDNLTLTLHPPRLALKARANYCNHESASADEMIERQGQCHRHSAECLVASVVNNNLNNLDEQVQLDYQTESWVRACNRPDGNNNSGWAFGGGVPMAGAGPQNAGRQLGGNVSFAQSLTGSQPATPLDLSEFPSLSNNPQMSNANAQSMWSTAGSRNPGGPVPRNQSATLGSQQGGQEDLFSPSSRGPPVQGGFRFGNQGNLGQSSQAQTGSIDDFPPLNRTANGDISSERAANLMSSLGFGPQAGASGHVPNRGNGLLNAVSANSRANEARSPPGIGAPGSSRPQDGKAAATEDDSRQKPTGMREEGSSAAAAEGASPLGAIGNDGSGRNLNDDQDVQAAEVIDPLAGMSAADRWGIKGLRTLMNNYPDYHAMVVGMDPMSLGLDMSSPDLFSTQNYSLFDDTPPRPAINAGKFRLPDCYNVTNVQPIESKIPNFNEETLFWIFYSSPADLKQQMAAVELHSRNWRWHKKLQLWLTKDDHMTPQTLGPTHERGYYIVWDSSTWRKERREFTLHYGDLDTSLSQGPAVS
- a CDS encoding CobW domain-containing protein, translated to MDFDDDAPPELVNTAADDVDGEITVKVPITIVTGYLGAGKTTLLNYILTAQHGKKIAVIMNEFGDSLDIEKSLTVNKGDEQVEEWLEVGNGCICCSVKDTGVNAIESLMSKKGAFDYILLETTGLADPGNLAPLFWVDDGLGSTIYLDGIVTLVDAKNILLSLDDPNGKVEGHDHDDHGPVMTTAHVQISHADVIVINKADMVTEAELSQVRARIESINGLAKIHVTERSVVPQLEGFLLDLHAYDQFNESEASAKGHSHLDPTISTVTIPVGRLEPEQLDAVDRWLRSVLWDNKLPEADKEGGFEIHRSKGRLVFANGDIKMLQGVREIFEINDGPRDDEAPPPEGKIILIGRNVAEVGFESSFKQAVN
- a CDS encoding CUE domain-containing protein — encoded protein: MADDQISLPYFLAILVVSGLIIRYLFFGGPSPPQATRSPEAFMRSREVAVERIQQMFPQADRRSILWDLQRNGGNIQNTTERILAGRLDTPPITFQPPPPPGQSAGSASAATAPRQPEKPAQPDLITRYNLKSKLDTAPSSEQDAQGKGWSSNRDERQASLQRRRDEMILAARRKMEAKMAAEKAGQ